The DNA region AAAATAACATTCAACGCAGGCTGGGACACACAGGGACTACCAGTTGAATTGCAGGCGGAAAAAGAACTTGGAATCACCGGTGGAAAAACTGAGATCCTGAAATCATTTGGAATTGAAAAGCTTGTAGCAGAGTGCAAAAAGTTAGTCCACAAATATAACGAAAAATGGATTGAGGTGGATAATCTCCTAGGTATGTCGTTTAACCAAGAAAACGCATACTGGACATACAAAGATGAATTCATAGAGAGAGAATGGCAGATTCTAAAAAAGGCACACGAGATAGGCGTCCTAACGGAAGGACATAGAATTGTAGCATATTGTCCTAGCTGCCAAACTGCACTATCAAGCCAAGAGGTAAACCAGGGATATGAGATGGTCCAGGACCCATCACTCTATTACAAAGTCAAGCTGGAATCAGAAGATGCTTTTTTGATTGTCTGGACCACAATGCCATTTACTCTAGTCACTGACGCAATGGTTGGCCTCAACCCAGAGGAAAATTATCACTATGTCAAAGTAGAAGGCGAAACCTGGGTTGTTGGAGAAAAAAGACTAGAAGAATTTGCAAAGGAAGTCAAAATTGAAAATTATCAAATTATTAAGACTGTAAAGGGGGCAAGTTTTGAGGGTAAAAAATACATCCACCCATTATTAACAGAGATTCCAAAACTAGCCGAGCTTGCAAAAAATCCCAACTACCACATTGCAGTTTCTGAAGAGTTTGTCGATCCAATCACAGGAAGTGGGCTTGTGCATTTGGCACCTGCAAACGGAGAGGAGGATTACAATATTGCGCAAAAAAGAAAGATTCCTGTTTTCTCACCAATTGACGATGAGGTCAAGTTCACGTCAGACGCCGGAAAATATGCATCAATGTTTGTGCGTGATGCAGATAGGCAAATAACAGAAGACATCAAGGCAAAAGGCGCCCTAGTGAGAATAGGTAGAATAAAGCACAAGTATCCGCTTTGCTGGAGATCCCATCACCCAATTGTGTGGCTTGCAAGACGCGAGTTTTTCTACATGCTGGACAAGCTAGACAATAAAGCAATAGAGGCGGCAGAAAAGGTAGAATACTTTTTTGATCAGCCAAAGAACCGGTTCTTGGGAATAATAAAAGAAAAACACCCCTGGTGCATTTCTCGTGAGAGATTCTGGGGCTGTCCTCTACCAATATGGAACTGCAAGTGCGGCCATGTAGAGCGATTATTCTCAAGAAAAGAAATTTTGGATGTTGCAACTGATCTACCAGATGGTCCAAACTTTGAGCTTCATAGACCATGGATCGACAGAATTGGAATAAAGTGCAAAAAATGTGGTGCCCAGATGGAGCGAGAGAAATTCGTCCTAGACACCTGGCATAATAGTGGCTCTGCCCCATATTCGTCGCTCTCAGATTCTGAATATTCCAAGGGAATTCCAGCACCGTTTCTAACAGAGGGAATTGATCAGACAAGGGGTTGGGCATACACATTACTAGTTGAGAATGTCATTCTCAACAACAAGCCTACGCCGCCGTATTCTGCATTCTTGTTTCAGGGACACGTTCTAGACAAAAACGGAAACAAGATGAGTAAAAGTCTCGGAAATGTAATGGATGGAAAAGAACTATTAACAAAGTATCCAGTTGATTTGATCCGATTCTATTTCATCTGGAAGTCAAGCCCGATTGAGCCAATTAATTTCAGCACTGATGAGATGATGTCGCGGCCATACCAGATCCTAAACACTCTATACCACATTCATCTGTATTACAAGCAAAATAGCGAATACGACAAGTTCGACTATAACATCCACACAATATCGCAGGCAAGGCAAAGGAACCTACTTGGTTCACCAGACATTTGGATTTTATCAAAGCTTCAAAGACTCGTCAAATTAGTACAACAAAACAACGATTCCTGCAAGTTTCATGAATCTGCTCGGGCATTGGAAGACTTCATCATAAATTCGCTAAGCCAAGTCTATATTCCAATTACTAAAGCAGAATTATGGGATGAAGATAATTCCAAAACAGACAGACGTTTTGCAATTTATGCCATTTTACATAAGATTCTCAAAACACTTGATGTTCTGATTCACCCACTTTGCCCCTATACCAGTGAATACCTGCATCTTGCAGTGTTTGGCAAAGATAGCATTTTGTTGGAGAGCTGGCCTGTCCCAGAAACAGATCTAATCAACGACACAATAGAAGAGTCATTTGATTTGATGAAAGAGTCAGTGTCAGTATCATCAGCAGCTCGAATGAAGGCAAAGCTCAAGCGACGCTGGCCGCTAACTGATGCAGTAGTTTGTGTCACTCCAGGACAAAAGCAAAAACTGGAATCATTATCAGAATTATTATTATCACAGATGAATGTGGAATCATTCAAGGCAGTAGAGCTGCTAAACAGTGCAGGCCTAGAACTGATTAATGAGATGCAGTCCTTGAAGCTTCCAGTCAAACCACTAGTGGAAATGGACCGAAAGAAAATAGGCCCCAAGGCAAAGCAGCACATGGGCGCGTTACTCTCGGCATTTGCAGGAACAAAGCCAGAGGAAATCATATCAAATCTACTCAAATCAAAATCCCACACATTTGATATTGAGGCTGAAAAAATAACACTAGACCTAGAAGACTTCGTGATATCATTTGACGCCCAGGACGGCTATGCGTATTCGCAGCGTGACTCACTGATTGTATTCATATCTACTGCCAGAAACCGCGAAATGATGGCTCGCGGACTAGTAAAGGATCTGGCAAGAAGACTGCAGACATTGCGCAAAGAGCAAGGCTATAATCCAACAGATGTTTTGAGCTGCGCACATATCTTGGATCTGGATTCAGAATCTCTGGAAATGGCTAAAGAAAAATCAAAGGACTTGGCTTTTTTGGTTCGAGTAAAATCAGTGGATTTTGAATCAGCTCCGCAAACAAAAGACGATGACATTGATGGTCAAAAAATCCGAATCTGGATAGAGTAGTAAGCTAGCTTTTGGTAAATGTTTGGTCTTAAATAGCAAAATTACCAATATAGTGTAATGGTAAAGCAGATCAGTCTTGATGCGTGGCAGATACAGCACCTACAGGCACTGCTAAAAAAGGGAGCAACCATCGTCACAAAAACCGGCACGCCGATTATTTTGTACAGACAAACACTAGAAGAAGAGGAAGAGTCCTATGAGGAGATTGTTTGTTCGCTAACAGACAAGCACGTAGTAGAGCAAGTAGTGATTTCTGGTGGAGGAATTCCCCCGACATTTAGACAACAAATGATTTACGATCTGGACGAGTTTCCGCAAAGGCTGATTAGAAAAAGCAAGGACCTATTTTTGCAGACAATAGAACTCTTGGAAGAACAAATGAACTAACCGATTATAAAGAGCCCAAAAAAAATCCATCCATGCGACTCCTCGAATTCCAGGCAAAGGAGCTTTTTGGTCAATATGGAATTAAGACCCCAAAGGGAAGATATTCCAAAAACATTGACGAGGCAAGGGCGCATGCTACCGAGCTGGGTTATCCATTTGTCATAAAGTTCCAAGCCCCAGTAGGTGGTCGTGGAAAGGCAGGTGGAATCCAAGTAGTCAAAAATCAGGACGAGTTTGAGCTGAAATACCCACAAGTGGCAGGCATGACTATCAAAGGAGAGAAGGCACGTGCGATATTATTAGAAAAAATGGCAGAATATCAAAATGAGCTATACCTATCACTGTTTTTGAATCGCTCTAAGAGATGCTATACCATCATTGCGTCAGGCGAAGGTGGAGTTGAAATCGAATCAGTCAAAAACCAGACCATAAGAGAGGTCGGTCTAGGAGATGTCACACCACAGATAGCAGAAGAGGTGGCAAAGTCAATCGGGCTTTCAGGCAATTCCATTGCAGACTTTGTTGACATGCTACAGAGATTATCAAAATTAACAATAGAAAAAGAAGCAGAGCTTGCAGAGATAAATCCAGTTGCTCTGCTCAAGGATGGATCATTACTGGCACTAGACGGTAAGGTAATCACCGATGATAATTCTAATTTCCGCCACCCAGACATGGACAAGTACCAAGAAAAAACCGAACTAGAAGAGCGGGCTGAAAAATCTGGATTCACTCTGGTAGAGCTAGAGGGAAATATTGCAGTGGTTGGAAACGGTGCAGGACTTGTCATGTCAACACTTGACATGCTAATTGACAACGGCGGAAAAGCCGCTTGCTTTTTGGATGTAGGGGGCGGGGCAACAACAGAATCCGTATACGAAGCACTGACGCTCATTTCAAAGATGAAAAAGGTAAAAGCAATCTTAGTGAACCTTTATGGCGGAATTGTAAAGACAACAACTGTCGCGTCCGCATTCATCAAGGCATATGACGATAAGCTAATTGATCTTCCAGTTTATGCAAGACTGATGGGAGCAGAGTCTGAAAAATCTAAAGAAATGCTCAAGAATACTAAAACAAAAATGTTTGATTCAGTAGAAGAGGCAATCTCTGGCGTAGTTTTAGGAGTCTCAAAACATGGCTAACATTTATGAGATTTTGCGCGGAGCCAAGGACTCTTCTGAGAATTATCAGAGAATGCCAGTAATTGTACAAGGAATTACAGGCACGTTTGGCTCGCTGCACGCAAAAATGATGATGGAATATGGCACAAACATTGCGGCTGGCGTCACACCAGGTAAAGGTGGACAAAAATTCGAGGGTAAGGTACCAATTTACAACTCAGTCAAAGAGGCAGCGGATGCAACCGGCTCAAAAATATCAATCGTGTTTGTCCCAGCAAAATTCTTCCTTGGTGCGGCAAAAGAGGCTCTGGATGCTGGAATCAAGTTGCTTGTGGCAATACCAGAACACGTACCAATTAGGGATACAATGCAGGTCTTAGAGATGGCAAAGCAAAAAGATGCTATTGTAATCGGGCCAAACACGCCAGGAATCATGATCCCAGGATTAATCAAAATTGGCATAATGCCTGCAAGTCCGTTTAAGGAAGGAAACATCGCAGTATTATCAAAGAGTGGTACATTATTATACGAAATTTCAAATGCGTTGTCCCGTGCAGGTTATGGACAATCCATTACAATAGGAATTGGTGGAGACCCAGTAAATGGAACAAGACTAATTGACGCATTTGAGATGGTAAAGGACGACCCAGACCTGAACGGAATAGTAGTAGTAGGGGAGATAGGCGGAGATTCCGAAGAAATCCTGGCCCAGCACATCATCGATACTAATTTCAAAAAGCCAATTGTCGCATACATCGCAGGACGAAATGCCCCAAAGGAAAAAAGAATGGGTCACGCAGGGGCCATTGTGATGGGGACGTACGGATCTGCAGAGTCAAAGGTTTCAATGTTTAACAAGGCAAACATTCCAGTAGGGAAAAGGCCGAATGAGGTTGCCATGCTGTTGTCAGGTAAGTTAGGATCCAAAGACTAAAAAGGACACGCAGGGGACTTTTATCAAATGCCAATCACAGACCCAGAGAAGAAAAGAATCGCACAGGCTGCAAGACTACACATGAAAATATGCCTGAATTGTGGCGTCAGAAATTCCATGGCGGCATCCAGATGCAGAAAATGCCGTGGTCAGTTCCTAAGACTAAAGAATAGAACTCTGGGCGCAAAGAAATAGCTATTACTTTACTACTCGCGATATTTTGTCAAGAGTTTTTTGTCAAGTTCACTTGGAAGTGTTATTCTAGTATTACCAAGAAAGTTATTTCGTATGCTTTTTTGCACGAATAAACGAAAATAGTAATGCCAGACCCAGTATTCCCATGACTATACTGAGCGACACAAATGTAGGAATCTTTACAAATTCCGATACCAGCATTTTAATTCCAATGAACATCAAAATAGCAATAAGGCCTGGCTTGAGATAGTAGAATTTCTCCATCACACCTGCCAGCAAAAAGTATAAGCTACGCAGACCTAGTATTGCAAAGATGTTTGATGTGATTACAATGAACGGATCAGTCGTGATTGCAAGTATCGCTGGAATCGAGTCCAGTGCAAAAAGTAGGTCAGTGAATTCTATTATTACAAGTGCGACTAGGAGTGGTGTTGCATACTTTATTCCGTTTTTAATCAAAAAGAACTTGGGTTCTTGCATGTTTAGCTCAACTGGCATCATTTTACGCAGAGCCCGCACCGCGATGTTCTTTTCAATTTCGATTTTCTTTTCCTTTCTTTGAAGAAGCATTCTGATTGCGGTAATTATCAAAAATCCACCAAAGAGGTAGATCATCCAGTGAAATTCCTCCAAAAGATGCGCCCCTACCAAAATGAGTGGAACCCTCATCGCTATTGCACCAAGAATGCCCATTGAGAGAACTCTGTGCTGGAACTTGTGGGGAATGTTAAGAGAGGTAAATATCAACAAGAAAATAAACATGTTATCAACTGAAAGTGATTTTTCAAGCGCATAGCCAGTGATGAACTCGGCAAATTTTTGATCGCCCATATCAAAGTAAATTATGCCAGAAAATATTCCTGCAAGTGAAATCCAGACTATGGTCCAGCGCAGTGCACTTTTGAATGGCGGTACTTCCTTGTGGGTATCTTTTTTGCGGAGCTTGGAAAATACTCCTAGATCAATTGCAAGTGATATGCCAACGAAGATAGTAAATACTGTCCAGAGAATGTAAATATCACTCATGATATAATTCTGCCAATTTCATACTCGTAATATACGTTGGTGAATTTTATCGTGTTGATTTTCCTGATTAGATCGGTCAAAAAGATTGGTTTGTGCAAAACAATGTAATTCTAACTCTGTTTTTTTTCGTATTTTCAGGGATCTCAAACAACGATAATTATTTTTAAGTCGTATTAACAACTATGTGTGAGATTCATCAGAAGAGTTTATGGTTTTTTATTTAAAGCGCCTTCATTGATTTTTGGAAAAGCATAGATGTCTTAAAGTGAGTTTCTAGCTCGTCTTCTTTTTTGTCCATTACCATCTGCTTTCGTCCGCGTCTAAAGGAATCATCTTTGTCTCGCACGCACATGATATCAAAACATCCAATCAGTATAAGAATTTTAGAACCTAGGCGACGTCATTACAAAGGTAGTGGGTTTTTTTGTAAGTATGATTCCGATGTGTCGCCCTATGATGTTTTTGCAGTTGAGCAATAACGTCCTGTTCCACGTTGTTTAATGGTAGAAATGACTCAAAAATAGGACTTGAACCGTTTGCTGGAATGCTTAGTCCGAGTCAAGGATTGCAGTTTCCATCATGGCTTCATTATTATTTTGCCAAAGAGATTTCCCTTTAGCATTTTTGTGTGTGCCTCAGCTGCATTGTCTATTGTGTAAACAGAATCAATTACCGGCTTTATCTTCCCCTTTGATACCCAATATAGCGCATCTTCCAGCTCGGCCTTTGTAGCCAAAGTAGAGCCCAGAATGTTTGTGCCCTTGAAGAAAATATGCCTCAGATCAGTTAACACATCATAGCCGGTAGTGGCACCTGTTGTAACAAGTGTTGCACCATATTTTAGCAGTGTCAGCTCCTTGTTCCAATGCGAGCCACCAATGTGCTCAAAGATCACATCAATTCCAGGAATGCCATCCTTTGTTTTTGCAAATTCCTTGGATATTGTAAATACCTGTTTGTACCAGTCTTCTTTTCTGTGATCTACCGCATAGTCCGCACCCAATTGTAAGCATTTTTCCAACTTGTCACCAGACGCTGTTGCAATTACTGTACATCCATAGAGTTTTGCTATTTGAATTCCAAAGATTCCCATGCCCGAGCCACCTCCCATAACCAAGACTAGTTGTCCTGGTTTGATTTGTGCGCGCCCCACAAGCATGTGCCATGCAGTCATAAGTGTCATTGAGCAGGCAGCCGCGTCTTCATATGATACACCATCTGGTATTTTTACTGCGTTTACTTCGGGCAGGTATGTGACCTCACAGTATCCACCCCATAGCGGCCCTGTCTCAAATCCCCAGACCTTGCGTTTTTTACAGTCAAACTCTCTTCCTGAAGTGCAGTTTTTGCACAGTCGACAAGACATGTTTCCATGTGATACAATTCTGTCGCCAATCTTGATGCCAGTTACGTCATCACCTATTGCAATGACATCGCCTGCCGCATCAGATCCAGAGATGTGCGGTAGTGGAACTTTGAGTGGCGAACCCCTCATTCCCCAGATGTCATCATAGTTCAGAGCAGCTGCTCGCACTCGAAATACAACTTCGTTTGGTTTCGGGGTTGGCTCTGGAATGTCTTTGATCTGCAAAACAGAAGTAAAGTCATCATTTACACAATAATTGTCATAGACTAGTGCTCTCAATGAGATTTTGTTGTCTTGTTGTGTTTTTATGTATTGGTATATTTTCCAACAATTCCTAGATGAGAATTTTTTCTTTTAGCATGTTTACTATATCCTTGTCAATGTGCGGCTTTTCAAAAACATCCTCGACTCAGAGATTAACCAGTCTTTTTCTCACCAGATCAGTCAGAAATGCCTTGATGACTATGACTCGCTTGTCTTCGCTTATCTTTTTGAATTCCTCTAGTGAATAAAATCTGTCATGTTGCGGTGTTATAAGGTCCAAAAACACCACGCTGACGTGAGTTTTTTTATAATTCTAGGTTATCCTTCCTTACATCACGTAATAATACAAAAAGAGTGGACCGGATGGGATTTGAACCCACGACCTTTGCGGGATTGCAACAATCCTTACGCAGTGTGAGTGCGTCATCCTAACCAACTAGACTACCGGTCCAACTAGGGACAAATTTCTGCGCTATTTAGTCGTTAGAATAGTCATATAGAGGAAAAAATGTAGACCAATCTAATGTACAAACAGGGAACGTGGAAATTATCTGAATTAGCGCCAGACCACAAAAGCCCGGAATTTGCTAAACAGGTAACAAGGCTGGAATCCAAAGTCAAAAACTTTGGGAAGATAAAGCCAAAGCTTAGGCCTTCCATTTCATCAAAAGAGTTTTTCGGAATCATACACAATATAGAAGATCTGGCAGAGGACGCAAGCAGGTTGGGTGGCTATGCTTCATTGTTGTATTCATCGGACACCCAGTCAGATGAGGCGACCACACTGCTAACAAGAATGTCCAAGTTGGGTTCAAAAATCGAAAACGAAACACTGTTTTTTGACTTGTGGTGGAAGCGCAAAATTGATGAAAAAAACGCCAACAGGCTAATCAAGGATGCGGGAAACTTATCGCAATTCCTTAGACATAAGCGACTCTTGGCAAAATACGCCCTCTCAGAGCCAGAAGAAAAAATAATCAACACCCTTGATGTTACGGGCTCGACAGCACTTGTAAAATTATACGATAAGATAACAAACGCATTTGAGTATGTCATAACAATTAACGGTAAAAAGAAAAAACTTACCCGGGAGTTGCTAAGTGTTCTTGTACGTAGTAGCAATCCGAATTTGAGAAAAACCGCATACCAGACACTCTTAGGAAAATTTAATTCAAACAAGGGAGTGCTAGGCGAAATCTATCAGAACCTGGTCCTAAACTGGAAAGATGAGGGAATTGAAATTAGAAAATACACCTCCCCGATATCGATTAGAAACACTGGGAATGATGTTGATGACAAAACCGTCCAAGTGTTGCTTGAGGTCTGTAAGAAAAACTCTAGTGTATTTTACAAGTTTTTTGAATTCAAGGCGAAGTCATTAGGCCTCAAAAAGCTTAGAAGATACGATCTGTATGCTCCTAGTGCAAAAAAATTCAAAGAAAAAGACTATACCTACGACAAGGCAACAAGACTTGTCCTAGAGTCTCTGAATAAGTTCAGCCCCACATTATCACAGTATGCAAACAGAGTATTTGATCAAAACCACATTGATTCTCAGATCAGGCCGGGCAAGCGAGACGGTGCATTTTGTAGCACAGTATCGCCAAAGCTCACCCCATATGTTTTGGTAAACTATGCAGGAAAGTCAAAGGACGTATTCACACTGGCACACGAGCTTGGCCATGCAGTGCATAGTCAGGCAGCATCTAAGCAATCCATCCTAGTCTCAGAGGCCCCACTCCCATTGGCAGAAACGGCTTCGACATTTTCTGAGTTGCTCCTATATGATAACATTTCAGACCAAATGGCAGACACCGAAAAAGCCGCCATTTTATCAGAAAAAATAGATGACATTTATGCCACCGTGATGCGCCAGGCGTTCTTTACAATATTTGAGATCGAAGCACATAAGCAAATTGCCAACGGCACCACCATAGAAGAGCTATCCAAGGCATACCTAGGGAACCTGAAGGTTCAGTTTGCAAATTCTATAGAGATATCTGAGGATTTTGCGCTTGAGTGGTCCTGCATTCCGCACTTTTTCCACACACCTTTTTACTGCTATGCATATTCATTTGGAAATCTGCTGTCGCTGTCGCTGTTCCAAATGTATCAAAGGGAGGGAAGATCGTTTGAGAAGACATACCTTGAGATTCTATCTGCCGGAGGCTCAAAAAAGCCAGAAACTCTACTCAACGAATACGGAATCGATATTTCATCTGCCAAGTTCTGGCAGGATGGCTTTGATTACATCAATTCGCAGGTAAAAGAACTGGTTTTATTATAAGTGAAAATGGGGCTGACAGCCTTTACGCACTGGCTGCCAGTCCACGGAATTTTTTGTTCCCCGAACGGTTTGAATCGATGTCAAGATATGTTCTGAGCCATTTGGATTTAAACCTTTGATTCATTCATGTTGATTCTTACGCAAAGTTAATACTAAAAATTGATTCTGCCAACTTTGTGTACAGCATTTTTGCAATACTTAGCCTAGTTCTTATTCTAGGATTTACTACGAGTGTGTTTGCAGAAGAGCCAAGGCTTTCCACGTATCACGAAACTGCAACAATCCTTGTCGATCAGAAAATTTCAAACAACGTCACTGCCTCAGTGTCGCTACAGACTACATCCCTGCATGAATTTCAGATCCCGCCAGCACTAGACGAGAAGATACGAAATAACACAGACATCACCGCAGTGGTAATCACAAATGAGAAACAGTGCGTCCTTGGGGTTCAGGAAGACATTTGTGTAATGATAAACGTCAAGCGCCAAGAGGGTCAGGGAGGCATCCAGGCAGCACAGCAAAAGGCAAGGCAGGCAGGCGACGCAATAATAGGCGATATTAACGAATTTTTCGGCCTAAACACAGAATTCCACTCTGCATTCATTCATTTTGACGATAAAGCGAACCAAGCGCTAGAGACGCAAGGCCAAGTCTCTGGAACTGGAGTAGTATCTGCAGTTTATACAGCATCATTTCAGAACACAGACTTTATGTTCAATCGATTCTCCGGCGCATTGATTCCAAATCAGATTAGAAGTATGGGCGGATTTTATGAAATAGCACAGACACTAACCAAAGATGACTCTTCTAGGATGACATTTTCCATACTGCCAAGGGGGCCTATCTCTATTATGCAGCTCAAAGTCTCAGAGAGCTATCCGGGACTAGCTAAGAGTCTTACAACTGTTGAGCCACTAAAGTTCCTCAAGGTGAACGAAATCAATAAGTCAGACTATTACAAAGTTGGATTCTTTCCGTTAAACTCAATCGTGTATGTTGTAATACTCCCACAAGACGAATCTGCATATGCAGTTGTAGGAAGTATGATTGGTGCCACAGTCAAGAACAATCAGACTATTCCAGCAGATCTAGAGACGAGCGGGTGGTTCTTCAATTCCAATTCAGGCAAAAAAATAGAGGCAATGTACCTTTTTGGCAAGGAGTTTTCTGCAGATAGTACCGATTTGAAAATCACTTTCGGCAAAGAATCATCACCAATAACAGCAAATGTAGGACTACAGGAAATCGTAATCCTAGTTGGAATTGGTGCAGCAGCTGCAGGCGCAGTTGTGTATTATCTAAAAGGAATTAGGCCTAAATAACCAGAACAGCTGCAGAAAACACAGTAGTCCAGCGTCCTTTGGTGTCACCGACTGCAGTCTGCGTTATGTTCATTGATTTGTAAATTTCTCCAGAAATCTTCCACTGTTTTCTTTTCTCGTCCCATGACTTGTCCAATTCAAACTTGATTCCAAGAGACGAAGCAAGCATTTGAGCGGCAATGTCTTCTGCATAGTCTCCTGCCTGCTTTTCGTTTTGTCCATATGCCTCATATTCCGATAGATAGCCGTACCTGTTTGGGTCTTTTGGTTGAGCGATGCCGACGGATGCCGAGATTAATCGGTGTGGCTCGTTTGTTTGGTTTCTTGAATAAATGCAAAATAGAACTTGACCCGGATTGATAAGCTTGAGGCCTTCTGCACGCGAGACCATCTTTGCGCGAGGTGGGAAAATACTGGAAATCAGAACTATGTTTGTACCTGCGATTCCTGCGTCTCTCAGGGCAAATTCGAAGCTTGTCAGTCTATCTTCATGAACACCTCTGCCTTTTGTGAGGAATAATTTTTTTGCAACTAGATCAAGCATTTTGTTTTTGTAACAATACATGGAATTATTATACTTATTTCAGCTTGAGGTATGATTTTGTCTAGAATAATCTGTACAAAATGTGCGCCTTTTGCCAAATGCAGATACGCACATGTTATTATTCAGTTGAGTCCACATTGAATCGTGGATATCTTCGGCTTTTCTTTGGATTCTGTGCTGCAATCAGACGGGTTTGTAATTGGATATTATGTCTTTACAGTTGCAACATCGCTAGTACTAATCAAGGAGACAAAAAAGCGGTTGCGGGACCTAAAGGATGGAATTCGCTCTATTGTTTACGCTCCAATAGCATTTGGCATACTAATCGCATACTTGGTGACGCTATTCCCAATTGTAGAGAATATTCCCATTTTGAACTGGAGCTGGCTGGGTTATAATATCGCGTTTGGTCCTTTTGCCGACCAAGGAGTCTGGGGAATTGTACCGTTTATTCCTCTGCTTTTGTACATGTTCATCCACATAAACTACGTAGAAGAATTTTACTTTAGAAAATCAAAAAAAATGGTTCTGGTTTGGGCAGTAGCGCATGTTGCAATGGGGATCAAGCTTCACATGGCAATATTGCTAATCCCAATTGGGTTTTTGTTCAAGTATATCTATGACAAAAAAGGCCTCAATCACTCTTATGCAATGCACTTTACTACAAACATCCTAGTTGTAGTGGCGCTATTTCTTACGCTTATTCGATGACCTTTCCGGCTTTGGTCCCTGCATGAAATAACGATATCCGATAAATCCACCGATGCAGAGATTGATTACTCCAAACAACACCAAAATTAGAGGGATTGGTTTTATGAGAACCATTCCCGCGATGATTCCCCATGTTCCGGTTCCCAGAAACAAAATTGTCAGAACCTTGAGCTTCTTTAGCGGAATCCATTTCATTTGTTGAGTTTTTGATGTGACTCTATTAAAGAGTGACGGGCTGCACTAACATTTTAAAACGCTAGTTTTTGTTAGAAAATCGTTGCCAATATAGCTCAGCCTGGCAGAGCATCGGTTTTGTAAACCGAGGGTCGAGGGTCCAAATCCCTCTATTGGCTTTTTTCAACTTTATGTTCCAAGGATTTATTAGAGGACCAGAGATTCGGCAAACATTAGGCTATAATGACGGAAAATGAGCAATGAGCTTCTTTGTCTGTCATTGCTTAGGAAAATAAATTGACAAAATTTGAAGAATTAGGGATAAAACAATCCATCTTAGATGGATTAAAGGACATTGGATTTGATGAGGCGTTTCCGATCCAAGAGGCAACTATACCTGTTTTACTATCTGGTAGAGACGTCATAGGCCAAGCGCACACAGGAACTGGCAAGACTGCAGCATTTGGAATATCAATGCTAAGTGGAATTGATGCAAACAAGACAATCCAGGGCTTGGTATTAGCACCAACGA from Nitrososphaerota archaeon includes:
- a CDS encoding isoleucine--tRNA ligase produces the protein MQLDRELNSKKIEEQIRQHLSSLDLQKMLDDAKSGQNLVFIEGPPTMNGIPHAGHLRGRIIKDLWYRYNTLLGYKITFNAGWDTQGLPVELQAEKELGITGGKTEILKSFGIEKLVAECKKLVHKYNEKWIEVDNLLGMSFNQENAYWTYKDEFIEREWQILKKAHEIGVLTEGHRIVAYCPSCQTALSSQEVNQGYEMVQDPSLYYKVKLESEDAFLIVWTTMPFTLVTDAMVGLNPEENYHYVKVEGETWVVGEKRLEEFAKEVKIENYQIIKTVKGASFEGKKYIHPLLTEIPKLAELAKNPNYHIAVSEEFVDPITGSGLVHLAPANGEEDYNIAQKRKIPVFSPIDDEVKFTSDAGKYASMFVRDADRQITEDIKAKGALVRIGRIKHKYPLCWRSHHPIVWLARREFFYMLDKLDNKAIEAAEKVEYFFDQPKNRFLGIIKEKHPWCISRERFWGCPLPIWNCKCGHVERLFSRKEILDVATDLPDGPNFELHRPWIDRIGIKCKKCGAQMEREKFVLDTWHNSGSAPYSSLSDSEYSKGIPAPFLTEGIDQTRGWAYTLLVENVILNNKPTPPYSAFLFQGHVLDKNGNKMSKSLGNVMDGKELLTKYPVDLIRFYFIWKSSPIEPINFSTDEMMSRPYQILNTLYHIHLYYKQNSEYDKFDYNIHTISQARQRNLLGSPDIWILSKLQRLVKLVQQNNDSCKFHESARALEDFIINSLSQVYIPITKAELWDEDNSKTDRRFAIYAILHKILKTLDVLIHPLCPYTSEYLHLAVFGKDSILLESWPVPETDLINDTIEESFDLMKESVSVSSAARMKAKLKRRWPLTDAVVCVTPGQKQKLESLSELLLSQMNVESFKAVELLNSAGLELINEMQSLKLPVKPLVEMDRKKIGPKAKQHMGALLSAFAGTKPEEIISNLLKSKSHTFDIEAEKITLDLEDFVISFDAQDGYAYSQRDSLIVFISTARNREMMARGLVKDLARRLQTLRKEQGYNPTDVLSCAHILDLDSESLEMAKEKSKDLAFLVRVKSVDFESAPQTKDDDIDGQKIRIWIE
- a CDS encoding ATP-grasp domain-containing protein, translating into MRLLEFQAKELFGQYGIKTPKGRYSKNIDEARAHATELGYPFVIKFQAPVGGRGKAGGIQVVKNQDEFELKYPQVAGMTIKGEKARAILLEKMAEYQNELYLSLFLNRSKRCYTIIASGEGGVEIESVKNQTIREVGLGDVTPQIAEEVAKSIGLSGNSIADFVDMLQRLSKLTIEKEAELAEINPVALLKDGSLLALDGKVITDDNSNFRHPDMDKYQEKTELEERAEKSGFTLVELEGNIAVVGNGAGLVMSTLDMLIDNGGKAACFLDVGGGATTESVYEALTLISKMKKVKAILVNLYGGIVKTTTVASAFIKAYDDKLIDLPVYARLMGAESEKSKEMLKNTKTKMFDSVEEAISGVVLGVSKHG
- the sucD gene encoding succinate--CoA ligase subunit alpha, whose amino-acid sequence is MANIYEILRGAKDSSENYQRMPVIVQGITGTFGSLHAKMMMEYGTNIAAGVTPGKGGQKFEGKVPIYNSVKEAADATGSKISIVFVPAKFFLGAAKEALDAGIKLLVAIPEHVPIRDTMQVLEMAKQKDAIVIGPNTPGIMIPGLIKIGIMPASPFKEGNIAVLSKSGTLLYEISNALSRAGYGQSITIGIGGDPVNGTRLIDAFEMVKDDPDLNGIVVVGEIGGDSEEILAQHIIDTNFKKPIVAYIAGRNAPKEKRMGHAGAIVMGTYGSAESKVSMFNKANIPVGKRPNEVAMLLSGKLGSKD
- a CDS encoding 50S ribosomal protein L40e produces the protein MPITDPEKKRIAQAARLHMKICLNCGVRNSMAASRCRKCRGQFLRLKNRTLGAKK
- a CDS encoding TerC family protein — translated: MSDIYILWTVFTIFVGISLAIDLGVFSKLRKKDTHKEVPPFKSALRWTIVWISLAGIFSGIIYFDMGDQKFAEFITGYALEKSLSVDNMFIFLLIFTSLNIPHKFQHRVLSMGILGAIAMRVPLILVGAHLLEEFHWMIYLFGGFLIITAIRMLLQRKEKKIEIEKNIAVRALRKMMPVELNMQEPKFFLIKNGIKYATPLLVALVIIEFTDLLFALDSIPAILAITTDPFIVITSNIFAILGLRSLYFLLAGVMEKFYYLKPGLIAILMFIGIKMLVSEFVKIPTFVSLSIVMGILGLALLFSFIRAKKHTK